One genomic region from Homalodisca vitripennis isolate AUS2020 chromosome 6, UT_GWSS_2.1, whole genome shotgun sequence encodes:
- the LOC124365588 gene encoding uncharacterized protein LOC124365588, producing the protein MESAETDRVLQSAETDRVLQSAETDRVLQSAETDRVLQSAETDRVLQSAETDRVLQSAETDRVLQSAETDRVLQSTETDRVLQSAETDRVLQSAETDRVLQSAETDRVLQSAETDRVLQSAETDRVLQSAETDRVLQSAETDRVLQSAETDRVLQSAETDRVLQSAETDRVLQSAETDRVLQSAETDRVLQSAETDRVLQSAETDRVLQSAETDRVLQSAETDRVLQSAETDRVLQSAETDRVLQSAETDRVLQSAETDRVLQSAETDRVLQSAESDRVLQSAETDRVLQSADTDTT; encoded by the exons atggaG TCTGCAGAGACTGATCGCGTTTTGCAGTCTGCAGAGACTGATCGCGTTTTGCAGTCTGCAGAGACTGATCGCGTTTTGCAGTCTGCTGAGACTGATCGCGTTTTGCAGTCTGCAGAGACTGATCGCGTGTTGCAGTCTGCTGAGACTGATCGCGTTTTGCAGTCTGCAGAGACTGATCGCGTTTTGCAGTCTGCAGAGACTGATCGCGTGTTGCAGTCTACAGAGACTGATCGCGTTTTGCAGTCTGCAGAGACTGATCGCGTTTTGCAGTCTGCAGAGACTGATCGCGTGTTGCAGTCTGCTGAGACTGATCGCGTGTTGCAGTCTGCTGAGACTGATCGCGTTTTGCAGTCTGCAGAGACTGATCGCGTGTTGCAGTCTGCAGAGACTGATCGCGTGTTGCAGTCTGCAGAGACTGATCGCGTTTTGCAGTCTGCAGAGACTGATCGCGTTTTGCAGTCTGCAGAGACTGATCGCGTGTTGCAGTCTGCTGAGACTGATCGCGTGTTGCAGTCTGCTGAGACTGATCGCGTTTTGCAGTCTGCAGAGACTGATCGCGTTTTGCAGTCTGCAGAGACTGATCGCGTGTTGCAGTCTGCTGAGACTGATCGCGTGTTGCAGTCTGCTGAGACTGATCGCGTTTTGCAGTCTGCAGAGACTGATCGCGTGTTGCAGTCTGCAGAGACTGATCGCGTGTTGCAGTCTGCTGAGACTGATCGCGTGTTGCAGTCTGCTGAGACTGATCGCGTTTTGCAGTCTGCAGAGACTGATCGCGTGTTGCAGTCTGCTGAGACTGATCGCGTGTTGCAGTCTGCTGAGAGTGATCGCGTTTTGCAGTCTGCAGAGACTGATCGCGTGTTGCAGTCTGCTGACACTGATACCACGTGA